The region TTTTTGCCGGCATCGGGATGCGTGTTCATCTCCGTCAACGATCACGACAAGAGCGGTATTGTCGTTCCGGCCAAGACGTTCCAGAAGCTGGGTTTCCGCATCATGTCCACGCGGGGCACGGCGGCGTTCCTGGCCGGACACGGCGTGGACTGCCAGGTGGTCAACAAGGTGTACGAAGGGCGGCCCAATGTCGTCGATCACATCAAAAACGGGGACATCCAGCTGGTCATCAACACCTCCTCGGGCAAACGCACCAAGGAAGACTCCTCGGAACTGAGGCGGACCACGGTTCTGTACGGCCTGCCCTACACGACCAATCTGGCGGCGGCCAAGGCCCTGGCCCTGGCCATCAAGGAGCGCAGCACCGCTGGTCTGGATGTGAAATGCCTGCAGGAATATTACGAAGGGACTGCCCGGGATTTTTAGGTTCCGGCCGCCACGGCCAGAGAATCACACCGCGAAGCTCAGGGTCGGACATGGCCCTGGGCTTTTACCATTCAAGAACGCCTACACGGAACGTGCACTGACATGAAAAAAGAAGCTTGCGGATTATTTGGAATTTACGGTCACCCCGAAGCGGCGCGCATGACCTATTTCGGTCTGTACGCCCTGCAGCATCGCGGCCAGGAAAGCGCCGGCATCATCACCTGGGACGGCCAGACCATCCGCGAACAGCGGGGCATGGGGCTGGTGGCCGACGTGTTCGAGGAGCGTCACCTGGGGCACCAGCTCAAGGGCAACGTGGCCATGGGGCACATCCGTTACTCCACCACCGGCGCCTCGCTCATCCGCAACGCCCAGCCCTTTCGGGTGACGTACAAGGGCATCAACATGGCCTTGGCCCACAACGGCAACCTGGTCAACACCCTCAGCCTGCGCGAGGAACTGGAAAACAGCGGCACCATTTTTCAGACCACCATGGACAGCGAGGTCATCATGCATCTGGTGGCCAGATACATGAACGGCGGCACGCCCGAGGAGGCCATCGCCAAGGCCTGTAGCCGCATCAAGGGCTCCTACAGCCTGCTGTTCATGGTCAACCAGAAGCTCATCGCCGTGCGCGATCCGTGGGGTTTTCGCCCCCTGTCCCTGGGCCGGGTCGGGGACGCTTACGTCCTGGCCTCGGAAACCTGCGCCTTTGATTTGCTGGAGGCCGAATACCTGCGCTGTCTCGATCCCGGCGAGATGCTCGTCATCGAGGACGGCCGCATGGTCTCGCACCGTTTCATGGAGCCGGACGAACGCCAGAGCTCGTGCATCTTCGAGCTGATCTATTTTGCCCGCCCCGATTCCCTGGTCTTTGACCAGGAAGTTTATCACGCGCGCAAAACCATGGGCAAGATCCTGGCCCAGGAATGCCCGGCCGACGGCGATTTCGTCATGCCCTTTCCGGATTCCGGCGTGTACGCGGCCGTGGGCTATGCCCAGCAGTCCGGCCTGCCCTTCGAGGCCTGCATGATCCGCAACCATTACGTGGGCCGGACCTTCATCCAGCCCACCCAGGGCATGCGCGACTTTTCGGCCAGAGTGAAACTCAACCCCGTCAAAAGCATGATCAAGGGCAAACGGGTCATCGTCGTCGAGGATTCCATCGTGCGCGGCACGACCATCCGCACCCGGGTCAAGCAGTTGCGTGAGCTGGGGGCCAAGGAAATCCATATGCGCGTCAGCTGTCCGCCCATCCGCTACCCCTGTTTTTACGGCATCGATTTTTCGTCCAAGGGCGAGCTCATCGCGGCCAACCATTCCGTGGCCGACATCGGCCGATATCTGGGTCTGGACAGCCTGCACTA is a window of Deltaproteobacteria bacterium DNA encoding:
- the carB gene encoding carbamoyl phosphate synthase large subunit (four CarB-CarA dimers form the carbamoyl phosphate synthetase holoenzyme that catalyzes the production of carbamoyl phosphate; CarB is responsible for the amidotransferase activity), with product FLPASGCVFISVNDHDKSGIVVPAKTFQKLGFRIMSTRGTAAFLAGHGVDCQVVNKVYEGRPNVVDHIKNGDIQLVINTSSGKRTKEDSSELRRTTVLYGLPYTTNLAAAKALALAIKERSTAGLDVKCLQEYYEGTARDF
- a CDS encoding amidophosphoribosyltransferase, which produces MKKEACGLFGIYGHPEAARMTYFGLYALQHRGQESAGIITWDGQTIREQRGMGLVADVFEERHLGHQLKGNVAMGHIRYSTTGASLIRNAQPFRVTYKGINMALAHNGNLVNTLSLREELENSGTIFQTTMDSEVIMHLVARYMNGGTPEEAIAKACSRIKGSYSLLFMVNQKLIAVRDPWGFRPLSLGRVGDAYVLASETCAFDLLEAEYLRCLDPGEMLVIEDGRMVSHRFMEPDERQSSCIFELIYFARPDSLVFDQEVYHARKTMGKILAQECPADGDFVMPFPDSGVYAAVGYAQQSGLPFEACMIRNHYVGRTFIQPTQGMRDFSARVKLNPVKSMIKGKRVIVVEDSIVRGTTIRTRVKQLRELGAKEIHMRVSCPPIRYPCFYGIDFSSKGELIAANHSVADIGRYLGLDSLHYITIGGLLKAVRCPENFCLACFNGAYPLLPDEGINKLSLECS